In Amycolatopsis sp. FBCC-B4732, the genomic stretch ACTTCGCCTGCTTCGGCAGCTCGCGAGCGACCTCGGCGGGCGACGGCATCCCGGCGATCTCCTCGGCCAGTGCTCGGGCGGCGTCGCGGCAGGCGGCCGCCTGCCGGGCTTGCTCGGTGACGGCGTCCGCGCTCAGCTCACCGGGCAGGAGACGTACCGCGGCGCCGGCGGCGAGGAGCGCTTCGGCGTTGGCGAACTGGTCGGCGCCCTGGGGCAGGACCAGCTGCGGGACACCGGCGGCGAGCGCGCCGAGGGTGGTGCCGCTGCCGCCGTGGTGCACGACGAGGTCCGCGTGCGGCACGACCTCGGTCTGCTCCACCCACGCCCGGACGGTGACGTTGCCCGGCACCTCGCCGAGGTCCGCCGGCGGCACCCGGCCGGTGGCGACGACCACGTGCTCGCCGAGCGCGGCCAGGCCGCGGATCGCCGTGGTGAGCACCTCCGGGGTGCCGAACGCGGTGCCGAGCGTCAGGAAGATCAGCGGTCCGCCGGCCACGGGCGGCGCCGGCTCCGACAAGGGCACCGGGCGCAGGGCGATCCGCTCGGCGGTCGCGAGGAAGCCCGCGTCCTGCAGCGAAGGCGGGCAGATGTCGACGTGCACGCCACCGGACGGGCGCTCGAACCCGATGCCCTCGGGCACCAGCCTGCCGAAGCCGTGCCAGAGCGCCGGGATCCCGGCGCGCCGCGCGGCGACGCCCGCTTCCGGGACACCCCACCCGTGCACGACCAGGTCCGGCCGCAGCCGCGCCAGGTCCGGCGCCAGGTCTTCGGCGTAGATCTCGTAGAACGCGTCCGCGGGCCGGAAGGGGCCGAGCCCGAGCCGGCGCAGCGGCGCGTGGACGTGCTCGCCGGCGGCGAAGTGGACTTCGTGCCCGACGTCCCGCGCCGCGATCGCGAGCGGGACCATCGGGTACGTGTGGCCGGCCGACGCCAGACCGGCGAAAAGGACCCGCAAGGCCTACTGGACCTCGGTCAGCTTCCCGGTCTTCACGTCGTAGACGAACCCGCGCACGTTCTCCGTGTGCGGCAGGTACGCGCTGCGCCGAACCCGCTCCACGGACGTCCGGACGCTGTTCTCGACGTTGCGGAACGCCTCGACCGACCACGTCGGGCGCAGGCCGGTGTCGGTCTCCAGCTCGTCCTTGAAGTCGTCCTCGGTGACCATCGAGAGGCCGCACTCGGTGTGCTGCACGACCAGCACCTCGCGGGTGCCGAGCTTGCGCTGCGAGAGGGCCAGCGAACGGATCATGTCGTCGGTCACGACGCCGCCCGCGTTGCGGAGGACGTGCGACTCGCCCTGCAGGAGGCCGAACAGCTCGAACACCCGGATCCGGGCGTCCATGCAGGTCAGGATGGCCACCTGGAGCGAGGGCTTGGGGGACGACCGGTCACCGGGCGTCACCTCGCCGAGTTCCTGGTTGCGCTTGAGCAGTACGTCGATCGAGGTCATCGGTCACCTTCCGGCCAGTGGCCCCGCGGCGCGGGCTTGTCCACCCCATTGGACCGGGCGGTGCGCGATCGAGCAATGCAGTACGAGCAATGTCACGGGTTTCTACCCGCCGAACCAGGGCTCCTCGACCGTCCGCGGCGGCCCCGACGTGCGCCCGACGCGCAGTTCGGTGGGCAGCGTGATCACCTTCGGCGCGCTGCGCTCGGCGGAACCGAGCAGCAGGCGCCCGGCCGTCTTGCCCTTCTCGAGCACCGGCTGGTGGACCGTGGTGAGCCCGATCCGCTCGGCTTCGGCGATGCCGTCGAAGCCGGTGACGGTCAGGTCCTGCGGTACGCGCAGCCCCCGCCGTTCGGCCTCGGCCATGGCGCCGAGCGCGAGGATGTCCGAGGTGCAGATCACGGCCGTGATCTGCGGATATGCGTCCAGTAGCTGGCGTGCCGCCGACGCGCCGTCGTCCACCGTGTGGTCGAAGCGCTCGACCACCGGGACGCCGGCCCAGTCGACGCCGGCCGCCGAGAACGCCACGGCCAGGGCTTCCAGGCGGGTGCGCTGGACGTGGAAGTGCGCGCCGCTCTGGCGCGCCGGGGACACGAAGTCGTCGTTGCGCTCGCGGGCCAGCCGCATGCAGATGACGCCGACCTGCCGGTGGCCGAGGCCGACCAGGTGCTCGGCGATCTTGCCGACGGCGGCGGCGTCGTCCGGGCCGACGCGGTCGATGCCCTCGATGCTCGGCTGGTCGATGATCACCGTCGGCACCGGGCGCTCCAGCACGGCGGCCAGGCTCGGGTCGTCGTCGGGCACGGAGTAGACGACGAACCCGTCGACGCCCGCGCGGTGCACCGCGGCGACGTCCTCGCGGCCCGGGCTCGCCGGCACCAGGTGGAGGCCGACACCGGCGTCTTCGCAGGCCAGGGCCAGTCCTTCGAGCACGCCGACGGCGGCGGGGTCGCGGAAGGCGTAGGAGAGGTTCTCGGTGAGCAGCAGCCCGACGGCGCCGGCCCGGCGGGTGCGCAGGGAGCGGGCGACCGGGTCGGGCCCGGGGTAGCCGAGGCGCCGCGCGGTCTCGAGGACCCGGCGGCGCAGTTCGGGGGACAGCTGGTCCGGCCGGTTGTAGGCGTTGGACACCGTGGTCCTGGACACACCGAGCTCCGCCGCGAGCGACGCCAGCGTCGCCTGCCTCCGGGTGCGAATAGGACGTCCCATCAGCAAACCGTAACGGTTCAGATCGAATTCATGAAGAGACACCCCGCGTGGTCGATGTCTCGATCCGCATGCGCGAAGACGCATACACCAAACCGGGATCGGATGGCCAGGAAGTCATCCGGATGGGGTAAGGTGAATCTGACAACGGTTTCCATTAGCGTCTCCAGGAGTTCCGCATGAGTTCCCGCCGCACCAGGAACGTGCTCGCCGCCGCTTCGGCCCTGTCCCTCTTCGCGCTGGCCGCGTGCTCCGGCGGGACATCCGGTTCCGACGGCGGCGCGCAGTCCGGTGGCTCCGAAAAGATCAAGGTCGTCGCCTCGACGGACGTCTGGGGCAGCGTCGTCAGCGCCGTCGGCGGCGACAAGGTCGAGGTCAAGTCGGTCATCCACGACCCGTCGGCCGACCCGCACTCCTACGAGACCACCGCCGACGACGCCCTCGCGGCGAAGGACGCGAAGCTGCTCCTGTCCAACGGCGGCGGGTACGACGAGTTCTTCGACAAGCTCACCGGCCAGGCCGGGGACGCCAAGAAGCTCGTCGCGTACGACATCGCCGCGACCGGCGACGAGAACGAGCACGTCTGGTACGACCTGCCGGGCGTCGGCAAGGTCGCCGACCAGCTCGCGGCGCAGCTCGGCGAGCTCCAGCCGGCGTCGAAGCAGGCGTTCACCGACAACGCGGCCGCGTTCAAGGCGAAGGCCGGCGCGCTGGAGAAGCGCCTCGGCGAGCTGGGTGCGTCGCACCCGGGCACGAAGGTCGTCGTCACCGAGCCGGTCGCGCACTACCTGCTCGAGAGCGCGAAGCTGACCGACGCGACGCCCAAGGCGTTCTCGGACGCGGTGGAGAACGACACCGACGTCCCGGCCGGCGCGGTGAACGAGTACCAGCAGCTCATCGCCACCAAGCAGGTCAAGGCGCTGATCAACAACGCGCAGACGGTCACCCCGCTGACCCAGGACGTCGTCGGGCGGGCGAAGGCCGCCGGGATCGGCGTCGTGGACGTGACCGAGACGCTGCCGCAAGGTGTGACGGACTACATTGGCTGGATGACCGGGGAAGTGGACGCGCTGGCAGGAGCGTTGAAGTAGCCATGTCTCCTGTCTCCGACGACGTACGCCCCGCGGTCCGGGTCCGCGGGGCGGGTCTGGCGTTCGGCCCCCGGACCCTCTGGTCGGGCCTGGACCTGGTCGTCGAGCCGGGCGAGTTCCTCGCCGTCCTCGGCCCGAACGGGTCCGGCAAGAGCAGCCTGCTGAAGGCGCTGCTCGGCATGCAGGACCTCTCGGCGGGCACGGTCGAGATCGCCGGCGGCCGCCCGGGCGGCGCGAACCGCAAGATCGGCTACATCCCGCAGCAGCGCGCGATCGACGAGTCGCTGACGCTGCGCGGCGTCGACCTGGTCGGGCTGGGCCTCGACGGCCACCGCTGGGGCCCCGGCCTGTTCGGCATGGCGGCCCGGCGCCGCCTCGTCGCCGAAGCGATCGACGCGGTGGGCGCGACCCGGTACGCGAAGCAGCCGGTCGGGCGCCTGTCCGGCGGTGAGCAGCAGCGGCTGCGGGTGGCGCAGGCCCTGGTCGGCGACCCCGAGGTGCTGCTCTGCGACGAGCCGCTGCTGTCGCTCGACCTGGCGCACCAGCGCGCGATCAGCGAGCTGATCGACCGCCGCCGGCGCACGGCCGACACCGCGGTGCTGTTCGTCACGCACGAGATCAACCCGGTGCTGCCGTTCGTCGACCGCGTGCTGTACCTGGTCAACGGCTCGTTCCGGATCGGCAAGCCGGACGAGGTCATGACCACGGCCACCCTGTCCGAGCTGTACGGGACCCGCGTCGAGGTGCTGAAGGTGGGCGGGCAGATCCACATCGCGGGCGCGCAGAGCGCGTTGTGCGAGGAGGAGCCGCACCACCACGAACACGACGTCGAAGAGCAAGTGGGCTGAGTCTTGGATCTGTTCGACTTCGGCAAGACCTGGGAGCTGATCACCGAGCTGTCCGGGGTGCAGACCGCACTGGTGGCGGCGGTGATCCTCGGCCTGGTGGCCGGCGTGATGGGCCCCCTGATCGTGATGCGGCGCATGTCGTTCGCGGTGCACGGCACGTCCGAGCTGGCCTTCACCGGCGGCGCGGCGGCCCTGCTGCTCGGCATCGGCGTCGAGTACGGGGCGCTGATCGGCGCGGTGGCGGCGGCCCTGCTGCTGGGCATCCTGGGCGCGCGCGACGCGGACCGCGACTCGGTGATCGGCGTGATCCTGTCGTTCGGCCTCGGCATGGGCGTGCTGTTCCTGTCGTTCTACAAAGGACGGTCCGGGAACAAGTTCGGCATCTTGACCGGGCAGATCATCACGATCGATTCGACGAACCTGACGTTGTTCGTGGTGTCTTCGGTGGTCGTGCTCGCCGTGCTGGCGTTGGTGTACCGGCCGTTGCTGTTCGCTTCGGTGGACCGGAACGTGGCGGTGGCGCGCGGGGTGCCGGTGAAGACGCTGACCGTGGTGTTCGCCCTGCTGGTGGGCGTTTCGACGGCGCTGAGCGTGAAGGTCGTCGGATCGCTGCTGGTGGTCGCGTTGATGGTGACCCCGGCCGCGGCGGCCGCGCGCGTGACGGCGTCGCCGTGGAAGGCCACGGTGCTTTCGGTGGTGTTCGCGGAGGTGGCGGCGATCGGCGGAATCGTGCTGTCCCTGGCCCCGGGCCTGCCGGTGAGCGCGTTCGTGACGGCGATTTCGTTCCTGATCTACGTGGTGTGCCGGGTCATCGCCTGGCAGCGCGACCGCCGGACGAGGGTCCGGGCGGTCGACCCGGCCCCGGACCTCGTCGCGGCTGCCTGAGCTACTGCACCTGGAGCGTGTCGCTGATCGCGATGCTGTCCGAGTTCGGGTACCGATGGCCTGGTAGGCGGCCCGGACCCGGGTCCGGACGCACGGATTTGCAGAAGGTGCAGACACCGGACTTGTAGAAGCCGATGTTGACCTCGCCCGGCACCCAGGTGATGTCGCCGGCGTTTCCGAGTGCGACGGTGAAGTACACCTCGCGCGACACCCGCACCCGCGAACAGGCCGGTGAGCGAAAGAACGACCGCGGTGGCGAACCGTTTCAGGCGGATCGCCGCGGTCACCCGGTCAGCCGAGCATGAGCAGGACCTGCAGCTCCCCGACCACGAACCCGATCACCCCGCCGACGGCGATGAGCTTCCACTCGTCCTGCCGGAACGCGGGCCGCAGCAACCCCTCGAACTCCAGCGGCGTCAACGCCAGCATCCGCTGCTCGATCACCTTCGCGACGTCCATCGCCTCGGTCAGGTAGCCCTCGGCGTACCGGGCCGTGTCGGGCAGCTGCTCCAGCGCCTTCACCGTCGCCGCGTGCTTCATGTCCTTCAGGCGCGTGCCGCCCAGCGTCCGGGACAGGGGCATCTGCTTGTCGACCGCCTCCGACACCAGGTGCTCCACCAACGCCGCCAGGCGGTCGGCGCGCGGGCCACGCAGGACCGCGTCCAGCAGGTTCTGGACCGTCAGGACCTCGGTCGCGATCAGCTCGCCGTACTGGCGCGCCACCTCCGCGCGCCGGCGCTGGAACTTGCCCTGGAAGATCACCCGGCCGACGCGGACCGGCTCGCGGGGGACGAAGATCAGCTTGATCGCCAGCCAGTCGGTGAACAGCCCGATCGCGCCGCCGAAGACCGGCAGCACCCACGGCTCGCGCGTCAGCGCCCACACGATCGTCTGGACCAGGCCCAGCCCGAAGCCGAAGTAGATCCCCATCCGCGCGATGAACGCCATCTCCGGGCGGGACGTCTCGCGGATCAGCCGGACCAGCAGCGCCTTGTCGCGCGTCAGCCGCTGGACCGTCATGTGCTGGACGTCGAGCACCTCGTCGAGGTTCTCGCGGACGTCGTCGAGGAACTCCCGCACCATCCTCGGCGCCGACATCTGGACCTGCTTGATCAGCATTTCCTGGGCGAGCGTCGGCAGGACCTCCCACAGCCGCGGGTGGTGTTCGGCGAGCACCTCGCGCGCGATGTGGTCGACCGCGCGCAGCAGCGGTTGCTCCAGCTCGGTCGTGATGATCACCGGGTCGATCCGGTCGAGCACCTCGCGCAGGTCGAGGAGGTTCTCGGTCAGCAGCTCGGTAGCGACCGCCGCCATCCGGCCGCCGTGCTTCGGGACGACGCCCTGCCAGCCGAGCAGCGGCGGGATCCCGACGAAGTCGAGGGGCCGGAACATCATCTCGATGGCGACGCGCTTGGTGACGTACCCGATCAGCGCCGCGATGAACGGCATCGCCGCGTAGACCGGCCAGTGCGCGGCGAGGTCGTTCAGGACAGCGTCCAATCCGACCTCCTCATGCCGAGAGCGAAACCGTACCGGCTACCCGAGCAGCGCGAGCACCTGCAGCTCGCCGACGAGCCCGCCGATCACCGCGCCGACGGCGATCAGCTTCCACTCGTCCTGCCGGAACGCCGGCCGCAGCAGCTGCTCGAACTCCAGCGCGCTCAGCTTCTTCATCCGGTCGACGATCGTGTTCCGCACGTCGAGCGCGTTGATCGCGTAGTTCTCGGCGTACCGGATCGTCTCCGGGACGCGCTCCGCGGCCTTCGCCGCCGCCGTCTGCTTCATCTCCTGGAACTTCTTCGTCCCGACGGCGATGGCCACGAACGGCTTGACGACGCTGGCCTGCGCGTCGATCGTCTTCTGCACCTCGCGCGTGATCATCGCGAACAGCTTGTCGGACTTCGGCCCGCGCAGCACGGCTTCCAGCAGGTGGGGAATGGTGATGATCTCGCGCGCGATCATGTCGCCGTAGTCGGCGGCGACCTGGTCGCGGCGCTTCTGGAAGATGCCCTGCCAGGTGTAGAGGCCGAGGAACCGGCGCGGCTCGCGCGGCAGGAAGATCATCTTCAGGGCGAGCCAGTCGGTGAGCCAGCCGATGCCGAGGCCGAACAGCGGGAGCACGATCGGCGACTTCGTCAGCGCCCACACCACCAGCTGCACGCAGCCGAGGATGAACCCGAACCAGATCCCCGAGCGCGCGATGAACCGCATCTCCGGCCGCGAGATGTCGCGGATCAGCCGGTTCAGCAGCGCCTTGTCGCGGACGAGGTTCGTCACGACCATGTGCTTGAGGTCGAGGACGTCCTCGATGTTGTCGGCGATCTCCCGCATGATCTTCGTGATCGCCTTCGGCGCCTCGGCCTGGACGCGCTTGAGCAGCAGCTGCTGCGCGCCGTTCGGCAGGACCTCCCACAGCCGGGGCTGGTAGGTCTCCATCACGTCCCGGGTGACGTCCTCGACGACCCGCAGCAGCGGCTGCTCGATCTCCTTCGCCACCTGCGCCGGGTCCAGCCGGGCGAAGATCTCCTTGGGGTCGACGAGGTTCGTCGTCAGCATCTCGGTGGCGGTGGCCGCCATCCGCTCGGCGTTGGCCGGCAGCACGCCCTGCCAGCCGAAGGGTTTGACGCCGACGAACTCGAGGGGCCGGAACATCATCTCGATGGCGACGCGCTTGGTGACGTAGCCGATCAGCGCCGCGATGAACGGCATGGTGACGTACACCTGCCAGTGCGTGCCGAAGTCCACCCGCGCACGCTATCGGCCCGTGATCAGTGCAGCAGGAGCAGCACCTGGAGTTCACCCACCAGCCCACCGATGACCGCGCCGACGGCGATGAGCTTCCATTCGTCCTGCTTGAAGGCCGGCCGCAGGATCCCTTCGAACTCGATCGGCGTCAGCTGCCGCATCTTTTCGACGATCGTGTTCCGGACGTCGAGGGCGTCGGTGGCGTAGCTCTCGACGTGCTTCACCGTTTCGGGGAGGTAGGCGATGACCTTCGCCGCCGCCGCGCGCTTCATCTCCTGGTACTGCCGGCCGCCGATGGTGAGCGCGACCAGCGGCTTGGCGACGCTGGCCTGCCGGTCGACCGTGCGCTGGACCTCGCGCGTGATCATCACGAACAGCTTGTCGGCGCGCGGCCCGGTGAGCACGGCCTCCAGCACGTTCCGCACGGTGAGCACCTCGTCGGCGATCAGCGCGCCGTAGTCGGCGGCGACCTCCTGGCGCCGCTTCTGGAACATGCCCTGCCAGCGGAAGAAGCCGAAGCCGCGCGGCTCACGCGGGTAGAAGATCATCTTGAGGGCGAGCCAGTCCGTGACGAAGCCCGTGACGAAACCGAAGATCGGCATGATCAGCGGCTCCTTCGTCAGCGCCCACGCGACGAACTGGACGAGCCCGATCACGAAGCCGAACCCGATCCCGGACCGCGCGATGAACTTGAACTCGGGCGCGGCGACCTCGCGGATCAGTCGGCAGGTCAGCGACTTGTCGCGGACCATCGCGCTGATCAGCATGTCGTCGACGTCGAGGACGTCGTCGATGTTGGCCGAGACGTCCCGCACGAGCCGTTTGACGACGGCCGGCGCCTGCGCCTGGACCTGCTCGACGAGCAGCCGCTGCGCCCGCGTCGGCAGTAGTTCCCAGAGACGTGGCTGGTAGGTCTCCATGACTTCGCGGGTGACTTCTTCGACGGCCTTGAGCAGCGGCGGTTCGAGCTCTTTGACCATTTCTTCCGGATCGAGCCTGCTGAAGATCTCCTGCGGGTCGACGAGGTTGCGGGTCAGCAGGTCGACGGCGGTGGTGGCCATCCGCCGCGCGTTCGCCGGGATGACGCCCTGCCAGCCGAAGGGTTTGACGCCGACGAACTCCAGAGGCCGGAACATCATCTCGATGGCCACCCGCTTGGTCAGGTAGCCGATCAAGGCGGCGATGAGCGGCATGGTGGCGTAGACGTGCCAGTGCGCGCCGATGTCGGCGAGTATGTCCACAATGGCCTCCTCGCCGTTAACCGCTGGTCAACAAGCTCAGGATGCCAGGTGTCACCGGGGGTTCCAATATCCGTGATGCATCCGTTTGGCGGTACGTGCGGACGGTCCCCGCCTCACTAAGGTGTGCCGATGGTCGCGCCTGAGAAGCCCCAGTCCGCCCCGAAGACCACCCAGTTCGCGGTCGGTGTCCGCGGCTACAACCAGCGCCAGGTCGACGAGCGTCTCGCCGAGCTGACCAAGGAGATGCGCGAGACGTCGCGCAGCCGCGACGAAGCCGTCGCGACGTCCTCGGACCTCACGAAAGCCCTCTCGTACGCGCAGAAGGAGCTGGCCGAGACGAAGGCCGCCCTCGCCCGGATGAGCTCGAGCCCGTCCGGCGCCGGCGCGATGGCCGAGCGCGTCCGCATGATGATGCAGCTCGCGGAGGAGGAGATCGCGGACCTGCGCGCGGCGGCGGAGGCGGACGCGGCATCGACCCGCGACCAGGCGGACAAGTACGCGCACGAGACCCGCCGCACGGCCGACAAGCTGGCGAAGGACGCGGAGGAGGACCGCGCCCGGATGCTGTCGGAGGCGAAGGGCGAGATCGAGAAGCTGAACGCGGCGGCGGGTGCGAAGCGAGTCGAGCAGGCCGCGGCGGCGGAGCGAGCCCGCAAGGAAGCGGACGCGAAGGCCGAAGCCGCGGCGGCGGCCGCGCGGCAGGAGGCCGACCGGGTGGCTTCGGAGGAGCTGGCGCGGAAGAAGAAGGCCTTCGATGACGAGGTCTCGCGGAAGAAGCAGGAGACGGAGTCGGCGTTGACTGCGGCCCGGGCCCAGCAGGCGGAGGCGGACCAGAACCGGAAGCTGGCGTTGGACCTGCGGCAGAAGGTCGCGGAGCGCATCGCGGCTACGGATGTGGCGGTCCAGGAAGCGATGCGGTTGCTGGCGCCGGTGGAGGAGACTCCGTCTGGCGGGGACCGCAAGCCGACCCCGGCTCCTGCTGCGGCTCCTGCTCCTGCTGCGGCTCCGAAGGCTTCCGCCCCGGCCCCGGCCCCGG encodes the following:
- a CDS encoding DUF445 domain-containing protein: MDAVLNDLAAHWPVYAAMPFIAALIGYVTKRVAIEMMFRPLDFVGIPPLLGWQGVVPKHGGRMAAVATELLTENLLDLREVLDRIDPVIITTELEQPLLRAVDHIAREVLAEHHPRLWEVLPTLAQEMLIKQVQMSAPRMVREFLDDVRENLDEVLDVQHMTVQRLTRDKALLVRLIRETSRPEMAFIARMGIYFGFGLGLVQTIVWALTREPWVLPVFGGAIGLFTDWLAIKLIFVPREPVRVGRVIFQGKFQRRRAEVARQYGELIATEVLTVQNLLDAVLRGPRADRLAALVEHLVSEAVDKQMPLSRTLGGTRLKDMKHAATVKALEQLPDTARYAEGYLTEAMDVAKVIEQRMLALTPLEFEGLLRPAFRQDEWKLIAVGGVIGFVVGELQVLLMLG
- a CDS encoding glycosyltransferase codes for the protein MRVLFAGLASAGHTYPMVPLAIAARDVGHEVHFAAGEHVHAPLRRLGLGPFRPADAFYEIYAEDLAPDLARLRPDLVVHGWGVPEAGVAARRAGIPALWHGFGRLVPEGIGFERPSGGVHVDICPPSLQDAGFLATAERIALRPVPLSEPAPPVAGGPLIFLTLGTAFGTPEVLTTAIRGLAALGEHVVVATGRVPPADLGEVPGNVTVRAWVEQTEVVPHADLVVHHGGSGTTLGALAAGVPQLVLPQGADQFANAEALLAAGAAVRLLPGELSADAVTEQARQAAACRDAARALAEEIAGMPSPAEVARELPKQAK
- a CDS encoding metal ABC transporter ATP-binding protein, producing the protein MSPVSDDVRPAVRVRGAGLAFGPRTLWSGLDLVVEPGEFLAVLGPNGSGKSSLLKALLGMQDLSAGTVEIAGGRPGGANRKIGYIPQQRAIDESLTLRGVDLVGLGLDGHRWGPGLFGMAARRRLVAEAIDAVGATRYAKQPVGRLSGGEQQRLRVAQALVGDPEVLLCDEPLLSLDLAHQRAISELIDRRRRTADTAVLFVTHEINPVLPFVDRVLYLVNGSFRIGKPDEVMTTATLSELYGTRVEVLKVGGQIHIAGAQSALCEEEPHHHEHDVEEQVG
- a CDS encoding LacI family DNA-binding transcriptional regulator; translation: MGRPIRTRRQATLASLAAELGVSRTTVSNAYNRPDQLSPELRRRVLETARRLGYPGPDPVARSLRTRRAGAVGLLLTENLSYAFRDPAAVGVLEGLALACEDAGVGLHLVPASPGREDVAAVHRAGVDGFVVYSVPDDDPSLAAVLERPVPTVIIDQPSIEGIDRVGPDDAAAVGKIAEHLVGLGHRQVGVICMRLARERNDDFVSPARQSGAHFHVQRTRLEALAVAFSAAGVDWAGVPVVERFDHTVDDGASAARQLLDAYPQITAVICTSDILALGAMAEAERRGLRVPQDLTVTGFDGIAEAERIGLTTVHQPVLEKGKTAGRLLLGSAERSAPKVITLPTELRVGRTSGPPRTVEEPWFGG
- a CDS encoding metal ABC transporter permease; this translates as MDLFDFGKTWELITELSGVQTALVAAVILGLVAGVMGPLIVMRRMSFAVHGTSELAFTGGAAALLLGIGVEYGALIGAVAAALLLGILGARDADRDSVIGVILSFGLGMGVLFLSFYKGRSGNKFGILTGQIITIDSTNLTLFVVSSVVVLAVLALVYRPLLFASVDRNVAVARGVPVKTLTVVFALLVGVSTALSVKVVGSLLVVALMVTPAAAAARVTASPWKATVLSVVFAEVAAIGGIVLSLAPGLPVSAFVTAISFLIYVVCRVIAWQRDRRTRVRAVDPAPDLVAAA
- a CDS encoding metal ABC transporter solute-binding protein, Zn/Mn family, which encodes MSSRRTRNVLAAASALSLFALAACSGGTSGSDGGAQSGGSEKIKVVASTDVWGSVVSAVGGDKVEVKSVIHDPSADPHSYETTADDALAAKDAKLLLSNGGGYDEFFDKLTGQAGDAKKLVAYDIAATGDENEHVWYDLPGVGKVADQLAAQLGELQPASKQAFTDNAAAFKAKAGALEKRLGELGASHPGTKVVVTEPVAHYLLESAKLTDATPKAFSDAVENDTDVPAGAVNEYQQLIATKQVKALINNAQTVTPLTQDVVGRAKAAGIGVVDVTETLPQGVTDYIGWMTGEVDALAGALK
- a CDS encoding DUF445 domain-containing protein encodes the protein MPLIAALIGYLTKRVAIEMMFRPLEFVGVKPFGWQGVIPANARRMATTAVDLLTRNLVDPQEIFSRLDPEEMVKELEPPLLKAVEEVTREVMETYQPRLWELLPTRAQRLLVEQVQAQAPAVVKRLVRDVSANIDDVLDVDDMLISAMVRDKSLTCRLIREVAAPEFKFIARSGIGFGFVIGLVQFVAWALTKEPLIMPIFGFVTGFVTDWLALKMIFYPREPRGFGFFRWQGMFQKRRQEVAADYGALIADEVLTVRNVLEAVLTGPRADKLFVMITREVQRTVDRQASVAKPLVALTIGGRQYQEMKRAAAAKVIAYLPETVKHVESYATDALDVRNTIVEKMRQLTPIEFEGILRPAFKQDEWKLIAVGAVIGGLVGELQVLLLLH
- a CDS encoding DUF445 domain-containing protein — its product is MPFIAALIGYVTKRVAIEMMFRPLEFVGVKPFGWQGVLPANAERMAATATEMLTTNLVDPKEIFARLDPAQVAKEIEQPLLRVVEDVTRDVMETYQPRLWEVLPNGAQQLLLKRVQAEAPKAITKIMREIADNIEDVLDLKHMVVTNLVRDKALLNRLIRDISRPEMRFIARSGIWFGFILGCVQLVVWALTKSPIVLPLFGLGIGWLTDWLALKMIFLPREPRRFLGLYTWQGIFQKRRDQVAADYGDMIAREIITIPHLLEAVLRGPKSDKLFAMITREVQKTIDAQASVVKPFVAIAVGTKKFQEMKQTAAAKAAERVPETIRYAENYAINALDVRNTIVDRMKKLSALEFEQLLRPAFRQDEWKLIAVGAVIGGLVGELQVLALLG
- a CDS encoding carbonic anhydrase, whose protein sequence is MTSIDVLLKRNQELGEVTPGDRSSPKPSLQVAILTCMDARIRVFELFGLLQGESHVLRNAGGVVTDDMIRSLALSQRKLGTREVLVVQHTECGLSMVTEDDFKDELETDTGLRPTWSVEAFRNVENSVRTSVERVRRSAYLPHTENVRGFVYDVKTGKLTEVQ